In Zingiber officinale cultivar Zhangliang chromosome 1A, Zo_v1.1, whole genome shotgun sequence, a genomic segment contains:
- the LOC122037904 gene encoding chitinase 2-like translates to MASSYSSHAFFFDIALLLLSLASAPSASNANLFREYIGADSSNVSLSDVPINPGVEFHFILSFAVDFNLSAPHFPTDGVFAPAWDTARITPAHVAAFKRRHPNAKVALSLGGDTLGDIAVYFVPFSVDTWVGNALASLTRIIQQYHLDGVDIDYEHFVADPETFAECIGRLLAALKAGGAISFASIAPFEDDDVQRHYAALWRRHAHLIDYVNFQFYAYSGNTTVAQFLRHFDEQSRNYAGGKVLVSFATDDEGADGGLSPERGFFNASRILKGEGRLDGIFVWSADDSKRTDFRYEVQSQDLLTGKY, encoded by the coding sequence ATGGCGTCGTCGTACTCCTCTCATGCTTTCTTCTTCGACATTGCACTCCTCTTGCTTTCACTCGCATCTGCTCCTTCGGCCTCCAATGCCAACCTCTTCCGCGAGTACATCGGCGCCGACTCCAGCAACGTCTCCCTCTCCGACGTGCCGATAAACCCCGGCGTCGAGTTCCACTTCATCCTATCCTTCGCCGTCGACTTCAACCTCTCGGCCCCGCACTTCCCCACCGACGGCGTCTTCGCCCCCGCGTGGGACACCGCCCGCATCACCCCTGCCCACGTGGCAGCCTTCAAGCGCCGCCACCCCAACGCCAAGGTCGCCCTCAGCCTCGGAGGCGACACCCTCGGCGACATCGCCGTCTACTTCGTCCCCTTCTCCGTCGACACGTGGGTGGGCAACGCCCTCGCCTCGCTGACGCGCATAATCCAACAGTACCACCTCGACGGCGTCGACATCGACTACGAGCACTTCGTGGCAGACCCGGAGACGTTCGCGGAGTGCATTGGGCGGCTGCTGGCGGCGCTGAAGGCCGGCGGCGCAATCTCCTTCGCCTCCATCGCGCCCTTCGAGGACGACGACGTGCAGCGCCATTACGCGGCACTGTGGAGGCGGCACGCCCACTTGATCGATTACGTCAACTTCCAGTTCTACGCGTACAGCGGCAACACGACGGTGGCGCAGTTCCTGCGCCACTTCGACGAGCAGAGCCGCAACTACGCCGGTGGGAAGGTGCTGGTCAGCTTCGCCACCGACGACGAGGGAGCAGACGGCGGGCTGTCGCCGGAGCGAGGGTTCTTCAACGCGTCGAGGATTCTGAAGGGGGAAGGGAGGCTCGATGGGATATTTGTTTGGTCTGCCGATGACTCCAAGAGAACTGACTTTCGGTACGAGGTGCAGTCGCAGGACTTGTTAACGGGCAAATATTAA
- the LOC122037901 gene encoding uncharacterized protein LOC122037901 isoform X2 — MVNEALRHVPNSSGDKNIEQVNQIRDSLAIMGDNSTTFSLPQPHLQRTKLCDLNDSELDQLYVKKREQLKQLVTSIIRPKIVRGKPQNGNDFVAFLEQIIEALNKGEIPTTGSIVEVFNKVILERCLKVYSQRMDNLQLPVEENRLHEFHEESKVEAKKLFDHQHFGRNHAAQSVLKLDYEIQKVFKTILLTNEYQSSKLCESRYTQCEDKMDHLQVMRLPSMAKFNDGFLHCNQTFESECVGPSKEMYEQKMTKMLGKARSLFIKDYNQRLCNWLVTFSLIVAIVGRFIVKFILFEIAGWVMFIFLETYTRMFWSSESLYYNPAWHVIVSTWETIVYSPILDLDRWAIPIGILLLALALYWRCFGRRKHGSGSLLPLYNSRHRKSGSNRPRSD; from the exons ATGGTGAATGAAGCCCTTCGGCATGTACCAAATAGCAGTG GTGACAAAAACATTGAGCAG GTAAACCAAATTCGAGATTCATTGGCGATAATGGGTGATAATAGCACAACTTTTAGCTTGCCGCAG CCTCATCTCCAAAGGACGAAACTCTGTGACTTGAACGACAGCGAACTGGATCAATTGTATGTGAAAAAGAGGGAGCAATTGAAACAACTTGTTACATCAATCATTCGCCCGAAGATTGTTAGGGGAAAACCTCAAAATGGAAATGATTTTGTAGCTTTCCTGGAACAG ATTATTGAAGCCTTGAATAAAGGAGAAATTCCAACCACAGGCTCTATTGTCGAAGTATTCAATAAGGTGATTCTTGAACGTTGCTTGAAAGTGTACAGCCAGCGAATGGACAATCTGCAACTACCGGTAGAAGAGAACAGGCTACATGAGTTTCATGAAGAATCAAAAGTGGAAGCTAAAAAATTGTTTGATCACCAACATTTTGGTCGGAATCATGCTGCACAATCTGTTTTGAAACTTGATTATGAAATACAAAAG GTTTTCAAAACAATCCTTCTTACAAATGAATATCAGTCATCAAAATTGTGTGAATCGCGATACACGCAGTGTGAGGATAAAATGGACCATCTTCAAGTTATGAGACTTCCTTCTATGGCGAAATTCAACGATGGTTTTCTTCACTGCAATCAAACTTTTGAGAGTGAGTGTGTTGGACCTTCAAAAGAAATGTATGAGCAGAAAATGACGAAG ATGCTGGGTAAAGCTAGATCGCTTTTCATCAAAGATTACAACCAGAGACTTTGCAACTGGTTGGTAACTTTCTCACTCATCGTGGCAATAGTGGGCCGGTTCATCGTCAAGTTTATTTTATTCGAGATTGCTGGTTGGGTGATGTTCATTTTCTTAGAGACATACACAAGAATGTTTTGGTCATCAGAGTCGCTATATTACAATCCTGCTTGGCACGTCATTGTGTCTACTTGGGAAACTATAGTGTATAGTCCTATTCTCGACTTGGACAG ATGGGCAATTCCAATTGGTATATTGCTACTTGCTCTAGCCCTATACTGGCGGTGTTTTGGCAGGAGGAAACATGGATCTGGTTCGTTGTTGCCGTTATACAATAGCCGTCACCGTAAAAGTGGTTCCAACCGTCCGAGATCGGATTAA
- the LOC122037901 gene encoding guanylate-binding protein 4-like isoform X1, with translation MGACLRAFAFWVVVFGFFASGTSDDPVDLRRAFPIVVPDSEHTKLRLAREGLEAIQRITTPIAAVAVIGPYRSGKSFLLNQLLSLSCDEGFGVGHMRDTKTKGIWVWGTPVEMDINGEKISVLYLDTEGFESVGKSNVYDDRIFALATIMSSVLIYNLPETIREADVSRLSFAIEIAEEFYGRVKGQDVAFEPAKLLWLIQRDFLQGKSVQEMVNEALRHVPNSSGDKNIEQVNQIRDSLAIMGDNSTTFSLPQPHLQRTKLCDLNDSELDQLYVKKREQLKQLVTSIIRPKIVRGKPQNGNDFVAFLEQIIEALNKGEIPTTGSIVEVFNKVILERCLKVYSQRMDNLQLPVEENRLHEFHEESKVEAKKLFDHQHFGRNHAAQSVLKLDYEIQKVFKTILLTNEYQSSKLCESRYTQCEDKMDHLQVMRLPSMAKFNDGFLHCNQTFESECVGPSKEMYEQKMTKMLGKARSLFIKDYNQRLCNWLVTFSLIVAIVGRFIVKFILFEIAGWVMFIFLETYTRMFWSSESLYYNPAWHVIVSTWETIVYSPILDLDRWAIPIGILLLALALYWRCFGRRKHGSGSLLPLYNSRHRKSGSNRPRSD, from the exons TTTTCCAATAGTGGTGCCAGATTCTGAGCATACAAAACTTCGTCTTGCAAGGGAGGGTTTGGAGGCAATTCAAAGAATTACAACCCCTATAGCTGCTGTTGCG GTCATTGGTCCATATCGCTCAGGCAAATCCTTTCTTCTCAACCAACTGCTTTCCCTGTCATGTGATGAAG GGTTTGGTGTAGGACATATGCGTGATACTAAGACCAAAG GAATATGGGTTTGGGGAACACCTGTTGAAAtggatattaatggagaaaaaaTATCTGTCTTATACCTAGATACGGAAGGATTTGAAAGTGTTGGGAAATCAAATGTTTATGATGATAG GATCTTTGCTCTGGCTACGATTATGAGCTCTGTGCTCATTTATAATCTCCCTGAGACG ATTCGTGAGGCTGATGTATCTAGGTTATCATTTGCCATTGAAATTGCAGAAGAATTTTATGGAAG GGTCAAG GGGCAAGATGTTGCTTTTGAGCCTGCTAAACTTCTGTGGCTTATCCAACGAGATTTCCTAC AAGGAAAGTCAGTTCAAGAAATGGTGAATGAAGCCCTTCGGCATGTACCAAATAGCAGTG GTGACAAAAACATTGAGCAG GTAAACCAAATTCGAGATTCATTGGCGATAATGGGTGATAATAGCACAACTTTTAGCTTGCCGCAG CCTCATCTCCAAAGGACGAAACTCTGTGACTTGAACGACAGCGAACTGGATCAATTGTATGTGAAAAAGAGGGAGCAATTGAAACAACTTGTTACATCAATCATTCGCCCGAAGATTGTTAGGGGAAAACCTCAAAATGGAAATGATTTTGTAGCTTTCCTGGAACAG ATTATTGAAGCCTTGAATAAAGGAGAAATTCCAACCACAGGCTCTATTGTCGAAGTATTCAATAAGGTGATTCTTGAACGTTGCTTGAAAGTGTACAGCCAGCGAATGGACAATCTGCAACTACCGGTAGAAGAGAACAGGCTACATGAGTTTCATGAAGAATCAAAAGTGGAAGCTAAAAAATTGTTTGATCACCAACATTTTGGTCGGAATCATGCTGCACAATCTGTTTTGAAACTTGATTATGAAATACAAAAG GTTTTCAAAACAATCCTTCTTACAAATGAATATCAGTCATCAAAATTGTGTGAATCGCGATACACGCAGTGTGAGGATAAAATGGACCATCTTCAAGTTATGAGACTTCCTTCTATGGCGAAATTCAACGATGGTTTTCTTCACTGCAATCAAACTTTTGAGAGTGAGTGTGTTGGACCTTCAAAAGAAATGTATGAGCAGAAAATGACGAAG ATGCTGGGTAAAGCTAGATCGCTTTTCATCAAAGATTACAACCAGAGACTTTGCAACTGGTTGGTAACTTTCTCACTCATCGTGGCAATAGTGGGCCGGTTCATCGTCAAGTTTATTTTATTCGAGATTGCTGGTTGGGTGATGTTCATTTTCTTAGAGACATACACAAGAATGTTTTGGTCATCAGAGTCGCTATATTACAATCCTGCTTGGCACGTCATTGTGTCTACTTGGGAAACTATAGTGTATAGTCCTATTCTCGACTTGGACAG ATGGGCAATTCCAATTGGTATATTGCTACTTGCTCTAGCCCTATACTGGCGGTGTTTTGGCAGGAGGAAACATGGATCTGGTTCGTTGTTGCCGTTATACAATAGCCGTCACCGTAAAAGTGGTTCCAACCGTCCGAGATCGGATTAA